One window of Hymenobacter sp. BRD128 genomic DNA carries:
- a CDS encoding chloride channel protein yields MQKSLIHRLLNPFLLWRLRHVSERVYVVWLAGLVGVLAGLAAVALKTAVHWQQARLAQAVTEPNRVFALSIYPIIGITLTVLVTKYLLHGNLGRGIGPIIYNTARENAIVPRSKLYSQLITAFLTVSFGGSAGTEAPISVTGAAIGSNAARVLRAGRRRRRLLTGCGAAAGVAAIFNAPIAGVLFAVEAILLELPAQYFIPLLISSATATVVSKALYAGQPFALITNSWVVNTVPFYAVLGLLTALLSVYMIRTYHWFDHFWERWPGLRWQKVLLGGTALGLLIFLFPPLYGEGYTTVVEKLLAGNAQALTDDSLFSVYGDNNVWLLLILVFFTMMMKVVATSVTVGAGGNGGMFGSSLVAGALGGFLFARLVNLTGLVAIPEVHFVVLGMAGVLAGVVHAPLTAIFLIAEITGGYALFVPLMFVTSFSYLITKHFEPYSVYTRKLTLKGVDVYANRDRDLLSRLDLHRLLDTDFLALRPSATLGELVDVFRHAHRNVFPVVGQGGKLRGIITLDMVRDTLFDGAHYTTIKLSELMRPPAAVIHATDSVEHCLDVLERTDSAALPVCDDDGNYLGFIVKAAILARYRRELIEEGQV; encoded by the coding sequence ATGCAAAAAAGCCTTATTCACCGCCTGCTCAACCCCTTCTTGCTGTGGCGCCTGCGCCACGTGAGCGAACGGGTGTACGTGGTGTGGCTGGCGGGGCTGGTGGGCGTGCTGGCGGGGCTGGCCGCCGTGGCGCTGAAAACGGCCGTGCACTGGCAGCAGGCCCGCCTGGCGCAGGCCGTAACGGAGCCCAACCGGGTATTTGCGCTCTCGATTTACCCGATTATCGGCATCACGCTCACGGTGCTGGTAACTAAATACTTGCTACACGGCAACCTGGGCCGGGGCATCGGCCCCATCATCTACAACACGGCCCGCGAAAATGCCATCGTGCCGCGCTCCAAGCTGTACTCGCAGCTCATTACGGCGTTTCTGACGGTATCGTTTGGAGGCTCGGCCGGTACCGAGGCCCCGATTTCGGTGACGGGCGCGGCTATTGGCTCCAATGCGGCTAGGGTGCTGCGGGCCGGCCGGCGGCGGCGGCGCCTGCTCACGGGCTGCGGGGCGGCGGCGGGCGTGGCGGCCATCTTCAACGCGCCCATCGCGGGTGTGCTGTTTGCCGTGGAGGCCATTTTGCTGGAGCTACCGGCACAGTATTTTATTCCGCTCCTCATTTCGTCGGCCACGGCCACGGTGGTATCGAAGGCCCTGTACGCCGGCCAGCCTTTCGCGCTCATTACCAATTCGTGGGTGGTAAATACGGTGCCGTTTTACGCGGTGCTGGGGCTGCTCACGGCGCTGCTCTCGGTGTACATGATTCGGACCTACCACTGGTTCGACCATTTCTGGGAGCGCTGGCCGGGGCTGCGCTGGCAGAAGGTGCTGCTGGGCGGCACGGCGCTGGGCCTGCTCATTTTCCTGTTTCCGCCGCTCTACGGCGAGGGCTACACCACGGTGGTAGAGAAGCTGCTGGCTGGCAATGCCCAGGCCCTAACCGACGACAGCCTCTTCTCGGTATATGGCGACAATAACGTGTGGCTGCTGCTCATCCTGGTTTTTTTCACGATGATGATGAAGGTGGTGGCCACGAGCGTGACGGTAGGCGCGGGCGGCAACGGTGGCATGTTTGGCTCGTCGCTGGTGGCCGGGGCGCTGGGCGGCTTTTTGTTTGCGCGCCTCGTGAACCTCACCGGGCTGGTGGCCATTCCGGAGGTGCACTTCGTGGTGCTGGGCATGGCCGGCGTGCTGGCGGGCGTGGTGCACGCACCGCTCACGGCCATCTTTCTGATTGCCGAAATCACGGGCGGCTACGCGCTGTTTGTGCCGCTGATGTTCGTGACGAGCTTTTCGTACCTCATTACCAAGCACTTCGAGCCCTACTCAGTGTATACCCGCAAGCTCACCCTGAAGGGCGTGGACGTGTATGCCAACCGCGACCGCGACCTGCTCTCGCGCCTCGACCTGCACCGCCTGCTCGACACCGATTTTCTGGCGCTGCGCCCCAGCGCCACGCTCGGCGAGCTGGTCGATGTGTTTCGGCACGCGCACCGCAATGTGTTTCCGGTGGTGGGCCAGGGCGGCAAGCTACGCGGTATTATCACGCTCGACATGGTGCGCGACACGCTCTTCGACGGCGCCCACTACACTACTATCAAGCTCAGCGAGTTGATGCGCCCACCAGCGGCCGTTATCCACGCCACCGATAGCGTCGAGCACTGCCTCGATGTGCTGGAGCGCACCGATAGTGCCGCCCTGCCCGTGTGCGACGACGACGGCAACTACTTGGGCTTCATCGTGAAAGCCGCCATCCTGGCCAGATACCGCCGCGAGCTGATTGAGGAAGGCCAGGTGTGA